From the genome of Nasonia vitripennis strain AsymCx chromosome 1, Nvit_psr_1.1, whole genome shotgun sequence, one region includes:
- the LOC100115186 gene encoding neprilysin-2 — protein sequence MANSEHESDHKEIRKSSGWRRFTTAEKLLLVVVVCGFVACVTLLIGLGILVSHHTSCNKTTSDNLKKREISVAPIAVKPDDALTQDNNTRNQNACHEFCSSLSCQNEASFFINNIDQNIDPCEDFYQFACGNFIKNAIIPDDENKIDMMSITQKKVLSELVDEIKKEIQPNEISAFKKLKIYYHNCMNKSRIQEEGTYTLLRILDELGDWPVLLGESWTDNNYNWPEIVFRIKDHGYPVLFPVTFYVGIDPKNTTKNILKILGATTRVSPTYLLDGPSGKIPNAYYDYMVDIAVMLGADKDFATKDMQKCLDFEVELFNIQSSLEILMNITATHNPITIIGLSEKYPSIPWLELISEVLNLSNVSVDENEVVIVNDLNFFSKIEKLIARTPKRVIANYLIWQVVYDSIDYLPDAFLDRKLMFSRVVRGVKERKHRSYSCIQDVMEGFSISLSALYVRRYFNKEIQENVLALVQNVKNQFRKMLEEVDWMDNDTKETALDKIDAMDVFVGYSDELFDDLKIDKYYEDLDINYGSYLKSAFNISLFFTKQYYASLRGPVNKKDWKDNKNAAIINAYYYLQKNTFEIPAGFLRGSFYRYDRPKYLNYGAIGSIIGHEITHGFDSEGRKSDKNGNQIDWWQASTKIKYLEKANCFVQQYNNYTVKETSLKINGERTQSENIADNGGFKAAYYAYNAWINHTAVFEPCLPGLNYTAQQMFWISAANNWCRKQNPEKIRDAIARDWHSPPVARINVPFSNIHEFAEDFMCPIGTNMNPEKKCIIW from the exons ATGGCTAATTCTGAACATGAATCGGATCACAAGGAGATAAG GAAATCATCAGGGTGGAGAAGGTTTACGACTGCAGAAAAACTGCTATTAGTTGTGGTCGTATGCGGCTTTGTAGCTTGTGTTACTCTTCTTATTGGCCTCGGAATATTGGTTAGCCATCACACAAGTTGCAACAAAACTACTTCTg ataatttaaaaaagagagagatttcaGTTGCTCCCATCGCAG TAAAACCAGATGATGCGTTAACTCAGGACAATAACACAAGAAACCAGAATGCGTGCCATGAATTCTGTTCATCTTTGAGCTGCCAAAATGAAG catcttttttcattaataataTTGATCAAAATATTGATCCCTGTGAGGATTTCTATCAGTTTGCATGcggaaattttataaaaaatgcaatcaTCCCTGATGATGAAAACAAAATTGATATGATGAGTATTACTCAAAAAAAGGTATTGTCCGAATTAGTTGatgaaataaagaaagaaatacAACCTAATGAAATAagtgcttttaaaaaattgaaaatttactaTCACAATTGCATGAATAAAT CTCGAATTCAAGAAGAGGGTACATACACATTGTTACGTATATTAGATGAACTTGGTGATTGGCCAGTCTTACTAGGTGAAAGCTGGACAgacaataattataattggCCTGAAATAGTTTTTAGAATTAAAGATCATGGTTATCCCGTTCTGTTTCCGGTTACATTTTATGTTGGAATTGATCCAAAAAatactactaaaaatattttaaaa ATTTTAGGTGCTACTACCAGAGTAAGTCCAACGTATTTATTAGATGGTCCGTCCGGTAAGATCCCGAATGCTTACTATGATTACATGGTTGATATTGCAGTAATGCTAGGCGCAGACAAAGATTTTGCAACTAAAGATATGCAAAAGTGTCTTGATTTTGAAGTTGAACTTTTTAAT ataCAAAGCTCTTTAGAAATACTAATGAATATAACGGCAACTCATAACCCAATCACCATTATAGGGCTGTCAGAAAAATATCCTAGTATCCCATGGTTGGAACTTATCAGCGAGGTTCTAAATCTGAGCAACGTGTCAGTTGATGAGAATGAGGTCGTAATTGTCAATGACCTcaactttttctccaaaatAGAAAAACTTATCGCTCGAACCCCTAAACGAGTGATTGCAAACTATCTGATATGGCAGGTAGTCTATGACTCCATAGACTATTTGCCGGATGCCTTTCTTGATAGAAAATTGATGTTCTCAAGAGTCGTCCGTGGGGTCAAGGAGCGCAAACATAGATCCTACTCCTGTATTCAAGATGTTATGGAAGGTTTTTCTATCAGTCTCAGCGCACTGTATGTGCGTAGGTATTTCAACAAGGAGATCCAAGAGAATGTGCTGGCACTGGTGCAGAATGTAAAAAATCAATTCAGGAAGATGTTAGAGGAG gTTGATTGGATGGATAATGACACTAAAGAAACTGCACTTGATAAAATTGACGCAATGGATGTATTTGTGGGATACTCTGACGAACTTTTTGATGATCTAAAAATTGACAAGTATTATGAGGATCTTGACATCAATTATGGGAGTTATTTGAAAAGTGCctttaatatttcattattttttacaaaacaatATTATGCAAGTTTGAGGGGTCCTGTAAACAAGAAAGACTGGAAAGATAATAAAAACGCAGCTATAATAAatgcatattattatttacagaaGAACACTTTCG AGATACCAGCTGGCTTTTTGAGAGGATCTTTCTATCGCTATGATAGGCCGAAATATTTGAATTACGGCGCGATTGGCTCCATAATCGGCCATGAGATCACACATGGCTTTGACAGTGAAGGACGgaaaagtgataaaaatgGTAACCAAATTGACTGGTGGCAAGCGAGTACCAAGATTAAATATCTGGAGAAAGCAAATTGTTTTGTACAACAGTATAACAATTACACTGTTAAAGAAACAAGTCTCAAA ATAAACGGCGAGCGTACACAAAGCGAGAATATTGCAGACAATGGTGGCTTCAAGGCTGCTTACTATGCGTACAACGCATGGATAAATCACACAGCTGTCTTCGAGCCCTGCTTGCCTGGACTAAATTACACAGCGCAACAAATGTTTTGGATTAGCGCAGCCAATAACTGGTGCCGTAAGCAGAATCCCGAGAAGATTAGGGATGCAATCGCTCGAGACTGGCATAGTCCACCAGTGGCCCGGATCAACGTGCCATTCTCTAATATTCACGAGTTTGCAGAGGACTTTATGTGTCCAATTGGCACAAATATGAATCCTGAGAAGAAATGTATTATCTGGTAG
- the LOC100115264 gene encoding neprilysin-2 isoform X2 has product MTTSAHQIISKRTSLERALAVMSVCGVLLSIGLIIGIEVIATKIRTCDRALADVTSNSDRSRGGKASKLVGKDSICLSSECVHTASAILGNMDPDVDPCHNFYEFACGSFVKNTAIPDDQPSVDTFSMIDDDLQMQLRSSIEEGIKPNEKIPFRLTKNLYQSCMNKSLIEEMGLEPLFKILRKLRGWPVLTSSWNDEDFDWKEAVYRNRKIGFSVDHFISFDIDVDPKNSSQRMITLDQAWLALPREYLSKGLGNDVVRSYYNYMVDISVILGGDRDRVTKELRESLDFEISLANISMPSEKRRNASELYNPMTIEDLSRVYPSIPWLTYLNRIMEPFVRLEPNEMINVKEPKFIAALEKLMRVTPKRVQANYAIWRVVRDSVDYLDEEIRKRQLTYWTEVTGETEREPRWQECVGVVSGGLSLSVGALYVRKYFDEEAKKNVVEMVSDIRREFRKIIEKVDWMDEETRRAALDKADAMSSFIAYPDELLDDSKLESFYAPLEITPGNYLESVLNLTLFSTEYSLSQLRLPVNKSDWITYGDSAVVNAYYSPNDNSIQFPAGILQGEFFSKDRPQYMNYGAIGFVMGHEITHGFDDQGSQYDKYGNLVEWWKEETKEKFLQKAQCIINQYGNYTDKEVGLNLNGINTQGENIADNGGIKEAYLAYNEWVHRNGPEPLLPGLDYTAQQMFWISAANTWCSKQRAEMLRLDILTDEHSPGEFRVIGPFSNMPEFAKDFKCPLGSKMNPEKKCVIW; this is encoded by the exons ATGACGACGAGCGCTCATCAGATCATCAGCAA ACGAACCTCCTTGGAACGAGCTCTGGCGGTCATGTCCGTATGCGGCGTCCTTTTATCCATTGGTCTCATTATCGGGATCGAAGTCATTGCCACCAAAATCAGGACCTGCGACAGGGCGTTGGCTGATG ttacATCAAATAGTGACAGGTCTCGGGGCGGAAAGGCTTCTAAACTAGTCGGAAAAGATAGTATTTGTTTATCATCGGAATGCGTACATACGG CATCGGCAATCTTGGGAAACATGGACCCGGACGTCGACCCCTGTCACAACTTCTACGAGTTCGCATGCGGGAGCTTCGTAAAGAACACAGCCATACCCGATGACCAGCCAAGCGTTGACACTTTCAGCATGATTGACGACGACTTGCAAATGCAGCTAAGATCCAGCATAGAAGAAGGAATAAAACCCAATGAAAAAATTCCTTTTAGATTGACGAAAAACCTTTATCAAAGCTGCATGAATAAAT CCCTGATTGAAGAGATGGGCCTGGAGccattattcaaaattttacgaaaattacGAGGTTGGCCTGTCCTTACATCCTCTTGGAATGACGAAGATTTTGACTGGAAGGAGGCTGTCTATCGAAACCGAAAGATAGGCTTCTCAGTCGATCATTTCATAAGTTTCGATATCGACGTGGATCCAAAAAATAGTTCGCAACGCATGATCACT TTGGATCAGGCTTGGCTGGCGCTTCCGCGAGAATATCTGTCCAAAGGTTTGGGAAACGATGTTGTAAGGTCTTACTACAATTACATGGTTGATATCTCCGTAATTCTCGGGGGAGATAGAGATCGCGTAACCAAAGAACTTCGAGAGTCTCTTGATTTTGAAATTAGCCTCGCCAAC ATATCAATGCCAAGCGAAAAACGTCGCAACGCCTCGGAGCTGTACAATCCGATGACCATCGAGGACCTCTCGAGGGTTTACCCGAGTATCCCTTGGCTAACTTACTTAAACCGCATAATGGAACCATTCGTACGGCTAGAACCAAACGAGATGATCAATGTCAAGGAGCCCAAGTTCATCGCTGCACTGGAGAAGCTGATGCGCGTCACACCAAAGCGCGTCCAAGCGAATTACGCTATCTGGAGGGTAGTACGTGACTCCGTCGATTACTTGGATGAAGAGATCAGGAAGCGACAACTTACTTACTGGACTGAAGTCACCGGTGAGACCGAGAGAGAACCCAG GTGGCAGGAATGTGTGGGTGTTGTCTCGGGTGGGCTGTCCTTGAGCGTTGGCGCACTCTACGTACGAAAGTACTTCGATGAGGAGGCTAAGAAAAACGTCGTTGAGATGGTCTCGGATATTCGCCGAGAGTTTAGGAAGATTATAGAGAAg GTCGATTGGATGGACGAAGAAACGAGGCGAGCCGCGTTGGACAAGGCCGACGCGATGAGTAGCTTCATTGCTTATCCAGACGAGCTGCTGGATGATTCAAAGCTCGAGAGCTTTTACGCGCCGCTTGAAATAACGCCAGGAAATTACCTTGAAAGTGTTCTTAATCTTACGCTATTCTCCACTGAGTATTCCCTTAGCCAGCTTAGACTGCCGGTCAACAAGAGCGATTGGATCACCTACGGAGATTCGGCAGTAGTCAATGCATATTACTCGCCGAACGATAATAGCATAC aaTTCCCAGCTGGCATACTACAGGGCGAATTCTTCAGTAAAGATAGGCCACAGTACATGAATTATGGTGCTATTGGTTTTGTCATGGGCCACGAAATTACTCACGGATTCGACGATCAAGGCAGTCAATACGATAAGTATGGAAACCTAGTTGAGTGGTGGAAAGAGGAAACGAAAGAAAAGTTTCTTCAGAAAGCACAATGCATTATAAATCAGTATGGAAACTACACGGACAAAGAAGTCGGACTTAAC TTAAACGGCATCAACACGCAGGGTGAGAACATCGCAGACAACGGTGGTATCAAAGAAGCCTACCTAGCCTACAACGAGTGGGTGCACCGGAACGGACCAGAGCCGCTGCTACCAGGTCTCGACTACACAGCCCAGCAGATGTTCTGGATCAGTGCAGCCAACACTTGGTGCAGCAAGCAGCGCGCCGAGATGCTCAGGCTTGATATACTAACGGATGAACACAGTCCTGGTGAATTTAGAGTTATCGGACCGTTTTCCAATATGCCCGAGTTTGCAAAGGATTTCAAGTGCCCCCTCGGCTCGAAAATGAACCCAGAAAAGAAGTGCGTGATCTGGTGA
- the LOC100115264 gene encoding neprilysin-2 isoform X3, whose amino-acid sequence MNFFFQVTSNSDRSRGGKASKLVGKDSICLSSECVHTASAILGNMDPDVDPCHNFYEFACGSFVKNTAIPDDQPSVDTFSMIDDDLQMQLRSSIEEGIKPNEKIPFRLTKNLYQSCMNKSLIEEMGLEPLFKILRKLRGWPVLTSSWNDEDFDWKEAVYRNRKIGFSVDHFISFDIDVDPKNSSQRMITLDQAWLALPREYLSKGLGNDVVRSYYNYMVDISVILGGDRDRVTKELRESLDFEISLANISMPSEKRRNASELYNPMTIEDLSRVYPSIPWLTYLNRIMEPFVRLEPNEMINVKEPKFIAALEKLMRVTPKRVQANYAIWRVVRDSVDYLDEEIRKRQLTYWTEVTGETEREPRWQECVGVVSGGLSLSVGALYVRKYFDEEAKKNVVEMVSDIRREFRKIIEKVDWMDEETRRAALDKADAMSSFIAYPDELLDDSKLESFYAPLEITPGNYLESVLNLTLFSTEYSLSQLRLPVNKSDWITYGDSAVVNAYYSPNDNSIQFPAGILQGEFFSKDRPQYMNYGAIGFVMGHEITHGFDDQGSQYDKYGNLVEWWKEETKEKFLQKAQCIINQYGNYTDKEVGLNLNGINTQGENIADNGGIKEAYLAYNEWVHRNGPEPLLPGLDYTAQQMFWISAANTWCSKQRAEMLRLDILTDEHSPGEFRVIGPFSNMPEFAKDFKCPLGSKMNPEKKCVIW is encoded by the exons ATG aattttttttttcaagttacATCAAATAGTGACAGGTCTCGGGGCGGAAAGGCTTCTAAACTAGTCGGAAAAGATAGTATTTGTTTATCATCGGAATGCGTACATACGG CATCGGCAATCTTGGGAAACATGGACCCGGACGTCGACCCCTGTCACAACTTCTACGAGTTCGCATGCGGGAGCTTCGTAAAGAACACAGCCATACCCGATGACCAGCCAAGCGTTGACACTTTCAGCATGATTGACGACGACTTGCAAATGCAGCTAAGATCCAGCATAGAAGAAGGAATAAAACCCAATGAAAAAATTCCTTTTAGATTGACGAAAAACCTTTATCAAAGCTGCATGAATAAAT CCCTGATTGAAGAGATGGGCCTGGAGccattattcaaaattttacgaaaattacGAGGTTGGCCTGTCCTTACATCCTCTTGGAATGACGAAGATTTTGACTGGAAGGAGGCTGTCTATCGAAACCGAAAGATAGGCTTCTCAGTCGATCATTTCATAAGTTTCGATATCGACGTGGATCCAAAAAATAGTTCGCAACGCATGATCACT TTGGATCAGGCTTGGCTGGCGCTTCCGCGAGAATATCTGTCCAAAGGTTTGGGAAACGATGTTGTAAGGTCTTACTACAATTACATGGTTGATATCTCCGTAATTCTCGGGGGAGATAGAGATCGCGTAACCAAAGAACTTCGAGAGTCTCTTGATTTTGAAATTAGCCTCGCCAAC ATATCAATGCCAAGCGAAAAACGTCGCAACGCCTCGGAGCTGTACAATCCGATGACCATCGAGGACCTCTCGAGGGTTTACCCGAGTATCCCTTGGCTAACTTACTTAAACCGCATAATGGAACCATTCGTACGGCTAGAACCAAACGAGATGATCAATGTCAAGGAGCCCAAGTTCATCGCTGCACTGGAGAAGCTGATGCGCGTCACACCAAAGCGCGTCCAAGCGAATTACGCTATCTGGAGGGTAGTACGTGACTCCGTCGATTACTTGGATGAAGAGATCAGGAAGCGACAACTTACTTACTGGACTGAAGTCACCGGTGAGACCGAGAGAGAACCCAG GTGGCAGGAATGTGTGGGTGTTGTCTCGGGTGGGCTGTCCTTGAGCGTTGGCGCACTCTACGTACGAAAGTACTTCGATGAGGAGGCTAAGAAAAACGTCGTTGAGATGGTCTCGGATATTCGCCGAGAGTTTAGGAAGATTATAGAGAAg GTCGATTGGATGGACGAAGAAACGAGGCGAGCCGCGTTGGACAAGGCCGACGCGATGAGTAGCTTCATTGCTTATCCAGACGAGCTGCTGGATGATTCAAAGCTCGAGAGCTTTTACGCGCCGCTTGAAATAACGCCAGGAAATTACCTTGAAAGTGTTCTTAATCTTACGCTATTCTCCACTGAGTATTCCCTTAGCCAGCTTAGACTGCCGGTCAACAAGAGCGATTGGATCACCTACGGAGATTCGGCAGTAGTCAATGCATATTACTCGCCGAACGATAATAGCATAC aaTTCCCAGCTGGCATACTACAGGGCGAATTCTTCAGTAAAGATAGGCCACAGTACATGAATTATGGTGCTATTGGTTTTGTCATGGGCCACGAAATTACTCACGGATTCGACGATCAAGGCAGTCAATACGATAAGTATGGAAACCTAGTTGAGTGGTGGAAAGAGGAAACGAAAGAAAAGTTTCTTCAGAAAGCACAATGCATTATAAATCAGTATGGAAACTACACGGACAAAGAAGTCGGACTTAAC TTAAACGGCATCAACACGCAGGGTGAGAACATCGCAGACAACGGTGGTATCAAAGAAGCCTACCTAGCCTACAACGAGTGGGTGCACCGGAACGGACCAGAGCCGCTGCTACCAGGTCTCGACTACACAGCCCAGCAGATGTTCTGGATCAGTGCAGCCAACACTTGGTGCAGCAAGCAGCGCGCCGAGATGCTCAGGCTTGATATACTAACGGATGAACACAGTCCTGGTGAATTTAGAGTTATCGGACCGTTTTCCAATATGCCCGAGTTTGCAAAGGATTTCAAGTGCCCCCTCGGCTCGAAAATGAACCCAGAAAAGAAGTGCGTGATCTGGTGA
- the LOC100115264 gene encoding neprilysin-2 isoform X1, which translates to MTTSAHQIISKNSTWWKRRTSLERALAVMSVCGVLLSIGLIIGIEVIATKIRTCDRALADVTSNSDRSRGGKASKLVGKDSICLSSECVHTASAILGNMDPDVDPCHNFYEFACGSFVKNTAIPDDQPSVDTFSMIDDDLQMQLRSSIEEGIKPNEKIPFRLTKNLYQSCMNKSLIEEMGLEPLFKILRKLRGWPVLTSSWNDEDFDWKEAVYRNRKIGFSVDHFISFDIDVDPKNSSQRMITLDQAWLALPREYLSKGLGNDVVRSYYNYMVDISVILGGDRDRVTKELRESLDFEISLANISMPSEKRRNASELYNPMTIEDLSRVYPSIPWLTYLNRIMEPFVRLEPNEMINVKEPKFIAALEKLMRVTPKRVQANYAIWRVVRDSVDYLDEEIRKRQLTYWTEVTGETEREPRWQECVGVVSGGLSLSVGALYVRKYFDEEAKKNVVEMVSDIRREFRKIIEKVDWMDEETRRAALDKADAMSSFIAYPDELLDDSKLESFYAPLEITPGNYLESVLNLTLFSTEYSLSQLRLPVNKSDWITYGDSAVVNAYYSPNDNSIQFPAGILQGEFFSKDRPQYMNYGAIGFVMGHEITHGFDDQGSQYDKYGNLVEWWKEETKEKFLQKAQCIINQYGNYTDKEVGLNLNGINTQGENIADNGGIKEAYLAYNEWVHRNGPEPLLPGLDYTAQQMFWISAANTWCSKQRAEMLRLDILTDEHSPGEFRVIGPFSNMPEFAKDFKCPLGSKMNPEKKCVIW; encoded by the exons ATGACGACGAGCGCTCATCAGATCATCAGCAA AAACTCAACTTGGTGGAAAAGACGAACCTCCTTGGAACGAGCTCTGGCGGTCATGTCCGTATGCGGCGTCCTTTTATCCATTGGTCTCATTATCGGGATCGAAGTCATTGCCACCAAAATCAGGACCTGCGACAGGGCGTTGGCTGATG ttacATCAAATAGTGACAGGTCTCGGGGCGGAAAGGCTTCTAAACTAGTCGGAAAAGATAGTATTTGTTTATCATCGGAATGCGTACATACGG CATCGGCAATCTTGGGAAACATGGACCCGGACGTCGACCCCTGTCACAACTTCTACGAGTTCGCATGCGGGAGCTTCGTAAAGAACACAGCCATACCCGATGACCAGCCAAGCGTTGACACTTTCAGCATGATTGACGACGACTTGCAAATGCAGCTAAGATCCAGCATAGAAGAAGGAATAAAACCCAATGAAAAAATTCCTTTTAGATTGACGAAAAACCTTTATCAAAGCTGCATGAATAAAT CCCTGATTGAAGAGATGGGCCTGGAGccattattcaaaattttacgaaaattacGAGGTTGGCCTGTCCTTACATCCTCTTGGAATGACGAAGATTTTGACTGGAAGGAGGCTGTCTATCGAAACCGAAAGATAGGCTTCTCAGTCGATCATTTCATAAGTTTCGATATCGACGTGGATCCAAAAAATAGTTCGCAACGCATGATCACT TTGGATCAGGCTTGGCTGGCGCTTCCGCGAGAATATCTGTCCAAAGGTTTGGGAAACGATGTTGTAAGGTCTTACTACAATTACATGGTTGATATCTCCGTAATTCTCGGGGGAGATAGAGATCGCGTAACCAAAGAACTTCGAGAGTCTCTTGATTTTGAAATTAGCCTCGCCAAC ATATCAATGCCAAGCGAAAAACGTCGCAACGCCTCGGAGCTGTACAATCCGATGACCATCGAGGACCTCTCGAGGGTTTACCCGAGTATCCCTTGGCTAACTTACTTAAACCGCATAATGGAACCATTCGTACGGCTAGAACCAAACGAGATGATCAATGTCAAGGAGCCCAAGTTCATCGCTGCACTGGAGAAGCTGATGCGCGTCACACCAAAGCGCGTCCAAGCGAATTACGCTATCTGGAGGGTAGTACGTGACTCCGTCGATTACTTGGATGAAGAGATCAGGAAGCGACAACTTACTTACTGGACTGAAGTCACCGGTGAGACCGAGAGAGAACCCAG GTGGCAGGAATGTGTGGGTGTTGTCTCGGGTGGGCTGTCCTTGAGCGTTGGCGCACTCTACGTACGAAAGTACTTCGATGAGGAGGCTAAGAAAAACGTCGTTGAGATGGTCTCGGATATTCGCCGAGAGTTTAGGAAGATTATAGAGAAg GTCGATTGGATGGACGAAGAAACGAGGCGAGCCGCGTTGGACAAGGCCGACGCGATGAGTAGCTTCATTGCTTATCCAGACGAGCTGCTGGATGATTCAAAGCTCGAGAGCTTTTACGCGCCGCTTGAAATAACGCCAGGAAATTACCTTGAAAGTGTTCTTAATCTTACGCTATTCTCCACTGAGTATTCCCTTAGCCAGCTTAGACTGCCGGTCAACAAGAGCGATTGGATCACCTACGGAGATTCGGCAGTAGTCAATGCATATTACTCGCCGAACGATAATAGCATAC aaTTCCCAGCTGGCATACTACAGGGCGAATTCTTCAGTAAAGATAGGCCACAGTACATGAATTATGGTGCTATTGGTTTTGTCATGGGCCACGAAATTACTCACGGATTCGACGATCAAGGCAGTCAATACGATAAGTATGGAAACCTAGTTGAGTGGTGGAAAGAGGAAACGAAAGAAAAGTTTCTTCAGAAAGCACAATGCATTATAAATCAGTATGGAAACTACACGGACAAAGAAGTCGGACTTAAC TTAAACGGCATCAACACGCAGGGTGAGAACATCGCAGACAACGGTGGTATCAAAGAAGCCTACCTAGCCTACAACGAGTGGGTGCACCGGAACGGACCAGAGCCGCTGCTACCAGGTCTCGACTACACAGCCCAGCAGATGTTCTGGATCAGTGCAGCCAACACTTGGTGCAGCAAGCAGCGCGCCGAGATGCTCAGGCTTGATATACTAACGGATGAACACAGTCCTGGTGAATTTAGAGTTATCGGACCGTTTTCCAATATGCCCGAGTTTGCAAAGGATTTCAAGTGCCCCCTCGGCTCGAAAATGAACCCAGAAAAGAAGTGCGTGATCTGGTGA